Genomic window (Haladaptatus caseinilyticus):
CGGAAGGCGAGGGCTTTTGGATCGGATGCGAGGAACCGTCTATCGCCGTCCGAATGACTCTGATAATGGCGTCGTCTAAACAGCGATCACAGGAGTATCGGTCGTTGCGTGAGTTGGCTCCGTTTTTGTGTGTATTTCGATTCATCGAACTCCGAATTCGATTCACGTCTTTTTACTGCAAGAGTATGAGCGACGTGCGGGCGAGCGGTCGATTCGTAATCACTCCGTACCGGGTTCGTGTCCGTCGTTGTTGCTCTACTGATGCCAAATCCAAGCCTCGTCGCGAGACGACGAATTTTGCGGAGCAAAGGTTGCTACGACAGAAAGCTATCCAGATTCCAACGATTATCGGTACTCGCGATGCATCAGTCGCACTCGGTACCTCTTCCCGCCATCCCGACGCTTGGGCACGAAGTCGAACCGTCTCACCCGAATCGATGGGCCGGTTTTATCGTGCAGTGGCCGTCCTGATTCCATGTGCTCCCCATCACCGCGCTCGCCGAAAATTACCCGGAAAAGCGTTGCTCCAAGTGGTCGATTGCGTTCTCCTCGATTTTCGAACAGATACATCGTCCGTTCAGTTGTTGGATGGACGGTTGGAGTAGACCGTTCGTACTTTCAACTAACCATTGCCTGGCCGATGTCTCGATTCCGATGAAAGGAGGTGTTCGAAACTGAGTCACCGGACAGCACAACCGATTTCGAGGGAATCTATGCGCAGTAGTCGAATGGGTATGTATGGCGAAAGCCGCAATCGTTGTTCTGGCCGCGACTGAATCGCACGCGGATTGGGCCGGTTGACCAACGCACTGCAGGCCGCAAAGGAGTTCCAAGAGGCCGGTGACGAGTTAGAATAATCTTCGACGGTGCCGGTACCCATTGGGTAGACGAACTTGCCGACGAGGACCACCCCGAACACGTGTTGTACGCGTCCCTCGAAGCGCACGTCAGTGTCTGTGAGTACTGTGCCGGTGCCTTTGAAGTGGAGGAGGAAGCGGCGGAGAGTGAGGTTGAAGTGGTCGGCAAGTTCGAGGGTCACCCGAGTATTCGACAGTTGGTCGGAGACGATTACGAAGTCATCACATACTGAGGACGCGTTCACACTGCCCCGGAATCGCTCCTTCCTCCGCTTGTTTGGCGCGGATACTGTTGGAATTAGGAGAGTAATCGTCGTTTCGCAATCGGTAGTGTCCTTCGTGCCGACGTATCGGATTACTATCCAAAACCTAGTTACTAGCGGTAACCCTATACTCGTCGGGGCTCTAGTAACGAAGTAAGGATGACCGAGCAATTGAATCAACTCGAAATTTGGTGTGAGGGGGAGGAGTGGTGTCCAATTACCTCCACGACCACACTTATCGGGAAGAAATGGCACCCAGTAATCATACACCGTCTGCTCGAATACGGTCCAAGTGGGTTCAACGAACTGAAGCGGGCCGTGGATGGTATCTCCAGCAAAGTACTCTCCGATAGTCTCGAAGATCTCGAAACCAAACAGCTCGTTTCGCGTGAGATCGTCAATCAGAAACCGGTCCGTGTCGAATACTCGCTTACTGGCCACGGCGAGTCGCTCCGTCCAGTTATCACCTCGATGCGAGACTGGGGGATGGGGTATCTCACTCCGGCAAAGGATGTGGACTCATCGATCGCGTAGGTATCATCATCCGCTCAAATTTTCCCGTTCGTCTCTCGATTTCTTCTTCCTCCCCGATACCACGACCACTCGGTAGGGAGCGTGCGGACGTCCTCGAACTATGAATTCGGCGGTTCGTTTCCACCATCCGTTCCGGATGCGTTCGTTGACCGCAGCTGACATTCCCTCCCGAACGAATTATCAACTTCTCAACCGTCTAGACCGATAGCGAGGGGAGAGGGTGAAAATTTGGAGTGAACGGGACTCTGACGGTATCGCGATTGGATGGTGGCTATTTGGAATCGCCATCGCCATCGTCCTCGTCGTCTCGCTCGATACGTACCTCGGATGGGTGGTATTCGGGCTGTTCCTGTACTACGTCGCTCGGCCGATTTCTCGATGGCTTCAACGTCGGGGATTGTCCGCTAGTCTCGCGTCGCTTCTCACGCTGGCTCTCATCATTTTGCCCTTCGTTGGATTACTCGGCGCTATCGTCGTCATCTCTTTCGGACAGCTCTCGACGATACGACCAGAAGATATCGAGCAACTCGCTCGAACGCTTTTCCCGGGCCTCGATATCAAAACGATACCGACCGAACCGACGCAGTTGTACGATTCCGCCACACAACTCCTGCGCGAACCGTCGGTGCAAAACCTGCTCAGTCAGTTCGGTGGCTTCGTCGGGACGTTTGCGACACAGGTGTACAACCTGTTTCTCGCGCTCGT
Coding sequences:
- a CDS encoding winged helix-turn-helix transcriptional regulator translates to MTEQLNQLEIWCEGEEWCPITSTTTLIGKKWHPVIIHRLLEYGPSGFNELKRAVDGISSKVLSDSLEDLETKQLVSREIVNQKPVRVEYSLTGHGESLRPVITSMRDWGMGYLTPAKDVDSSIA